One window of Nymphaea colorata isolate Beijing-Zhang1983 chromosome 11, ASM883128v2, whole genome shotgun sequence genomic DNA carries:
- the LOC126410542 gene encoding uncharacterized protein LOC126410542, which yields MADSSSSSVNTTLPDVVSARTDHVPVQVTTIQLTKENYSRWSAAITMGIAGRGRIAYVNGRKVEPAADSLAWDTWFLEDNQVKTWIVNSVSPDIQPLILRKKTARDMWIILEQMYGQKKRKVRVYQLMKDVYSLRQGALSVADFYAALKSKWEDLDYHSDIPWRCPHDQMQYMTDKWENRVFLFLSGLNDDFENIRSQILNSDESFSIEDVYSRVEAEEQRRLLSSGRKGEEQSAYVSRAPVGTPRSSRKCTHCKKLGHTRDFCWDLYPEKKDSRGRSSSGKKSVSSATSLSDGKGSISAEQIRELRAYLSKIDVGQADTPDEVKINQALAVSGGEGLGDREEDWDWFGV from the exons atggctgactcgtcttcttcttcagtcaacactactctgcctgatgttgtgtctgcgcggactgatcatgtaccggttcaggttaccaccattcaacttaccaaggagaactattcccgatggtctgctgcgattaccatggggattgctgggcgaggacgcattgcctatgtgaatgggagaaaggttgaacctgctgcagatagtctggcttgggatacatggtttcttgaagacaaccaggtcaaaacctggattgtcaattcagtgtccccggatatccaacccctcattcttcgtaagaagactgcaagggatatgtggattattttggagcagatgtatggccaaaagaaaaggaaagttcgtgtgtatcaacttatgaaggatgtgtattccctgcgacaaggtgctctctcggttgcagacttttatgcagcattaaaatctaagtgggaggaccttgactatcactctgatattccatggaggtgtcctcacgaccagatgcagtacatgactgataaatgggaaaacagggtattccttttcttatccggactgaatgatgactttgaaaatataaggagtcagattcttaactctgacgaatcatttagtattgaagatgtctattcccgtgttgaagctgaagaacagagaaggctgctctctagtggacgaaagggggaagaacagtctgcctatgttagccgtgcccctgtgggaactcctcgttcttctcgaaaatgtactcattgcaaaaaacttggtcatactagggatttttgttgggacctgtatccagagaagaaggatagtagggggaggtcttcgagTGGGAAGAAGtctgtatcgtctgcaacaagtctgagtgatgggaaaggttctatttctgcagagcagatccgtgagctacgagcatatttgagcaagattgatgttggtcaggcagatacaccagatgaggtgaagatcaatcaggcattggctgtttcagggggagaag gacttggtgacagggaagaggattgggattggtttggtgtctga